A stretch of DNA from Odontesthes bonariensis isolate fOdoBon6 chromosome 5, fOdoBon6.hap1, whole genome shotgun sequence:
AGTTATAAAGAATGTCACTGACACTTTAGCTTTAAATTGGAAAATGGTTAAAACACTAAAGATTGTGTTGCTGAAATCACAAAAGATGTTTCCGGAGTTGTtacgaatgtttgttttttttttactctggaTATATATCTGTTACTTATGGAGAAGGATTTATGTTGTCATTGATGACACACATGGCCACGGCAGTAGTTTTTACGGTAATCAGGGTTTTCATCTCTGCTTTCCCTTCTTACTTTGGTTTAAGGTAACAGATGAATGTTGTACTGACGAAACATGTGTGCAGTACACGACAGTCATCCCATATCTGTGCCAGGCCAGGTTCACAATGATGTACAGCGACGGGTGAAGAAAGACTACTGACGACATATATTTACACCCTGAAGggttttgattttatttactCTGTGTAAGTCTTTATTTTAGCAATATGCAAAgtctgttttaattgtgtaaacGCTGCACTTTACACACTACCAACTGAGATAAAGGAACAGCCAGGCATTGTCAGCATGTCGCGTCTGCTCCGTCAGGCTGTTATCTCTTAAAAAGGCCGAAAAAGCATTAAGCCAAATGAGCTCGCCTGTAATCCTGATacagtttatttctttaaaatatTCCCTCCCATGTTATAATCTCAAAATGTCACATCGGCATCTGAAACGTGACGACTTTGTTGGAACTGACACGAGGAACGAAGAGAGACGAGTTTCTGTTAACCTGTAGCAAAGAAACGAGGCCGGTGCTTCTCTGAGGTGTTCTCATTCTCTGTGTTTGTTCATGGCTTCTGTGGAACTTGAAACATTTTGGAactgtgttttattgtttaagcctcttttttttttctcttctttttttttcttccgttTTGTTAATGATGCTGTAATTATAAAACATCTGACTGGGGTTAACTTTAATATATGTCGTTGGTTTTgatctttgtgtgtttgtgtgttttattataCAAGTCTGGTGTCCACACACACAAGCTGCATTAAAGGCCCACACAGACCTCACAGAAAACAGGAGTTATTTTCACCGTCACAcagggtttttatgtttttcagtCACCTAGTTGCTGTTTCCCACTGCAGTAACACACTGTcataaaaacacagacacacgccCTCATGTAATCTAACACATTGTGGCTATTTTGTTCAAATGtagttttttctctccaaatCATCAGTAGTTTTACAGAATTCTCCCCGCATAAATCAACCACTTGCTATGTCCAAAAAGATATTTACATAATTTTTTCATATCACAGATGGTTATTGTAGCAATAttggtttgatttttatttttttatttttataaaagtTTATAGTTATCGACATTAAAGGAGACcttgaagggggaaaaaaagtgaaatcttAAATGAAATCAATTCAAATACTAATAAGAAGTTCTAGTATAAGCAGTCTGTGAGTCTTAAATCTGTGTACCTTTGACTCGTTCTGAagtcaaagcaaaaaaaagaaacccctGATAATGATAATGAGATCCTTTTTTCTTGAAACATCGGCTCATTCTTGGCTCAACGGCCTGTTGAGTATTTAATACAATAGGTAGAAAACTATTTGCCCTACATAAACATGAGACTTGTTTTCCTAATAATCAGGCGACTTTCTGTCCTTCAGGATATCAGTGAAGAGCCAGTCATCCTCATTGGGTGGTGTTGGTATGGGACGGTAGACGGGATCATAATGAGGGGCGAAGAATGACTGAGCAACTCCTTCAAATGGTGTGAAATTCAGGTGATTTGCACTGTTTACCAGCATACATGGGCTCCCTTCCTGAGGACGCTGGTGTGTCTGAAGCTGCGTGACATTGTAGTTGTAGCTGCTAGAGGTGGGGAGCTGGTTCTGGGCTATGTTTGCACTTTGAGATGGTTTTAAAAGGTGGAATTGCTTCCCTGCTGTGTATTCACTTAGTCTTAGTGTCTGTGAGCTCCTCTGGTTACTCTGTAAGTAATCTGTAGTCAGTACCTGATCCCCGTGACAACCGTATCCATATCCACACCTGTACTCATCTCCCTTAGAGTGCAGATCGTCCACCCCAGTGAAGTTATGTGACAGGTCTGCAAATGTAACATCATCAGCAGCATTGACCTCGAGCCCAGCTTCACCTTGGCACGCACAAATATTTTCAAAGTAGCCCTCTACGTCTTTTTCAACATCCACGCAGCCATCTGAGTCCTTATTGGCAGCAGTGAAGAGGTCCATTATGTCAGTCAGCTGACCCTCAGCGTTGCCTTTCTGAGCCTGTGCACAGGCTGAGAGGTCTGTGAACATCTGAACGGAGAAATCACAAGAGTCAAGAGACAAGGGAGAGAGCTCCGgggagaaggaaggagagaTGTCCTCATTCTGGGGAAAATCAGTGAGACTGAAGTCATTTAGAGGTGTTTGAATGTCTTCTGAGGGATTGTTGAATGACTTAAGTTGACTTTCATGATGGCAATACTCAGGATGAAGGAGCTCTGCCTCGTGACAGAAGTCTTTATTCTTTGGGGAGCTCATAAATGAGAGTTCAGACAGTTTGTGACTTCTCTTTTTCTGCCTTCTTTTGATCTGGTTGTTGGCATTGCAGTTGGAGGACTGTGACTTTGTGGGGCATTTCCGAAGATGTCCTGAATCTGGCTGCTTCTTTTCAGTGTCCTCCACCTCATATAGGTCAATAGAGGTGCTGCTTCTCGACTTTGAGGCGCCATCTGTGTCTGTTTGAACGCTGCATTCATCAGGATGCTGTAGAGAGTCACTACCTGATGGGTCAGGTCTCTCTGGCAGGTGTGACAAAAGAGAGGATGTGTCTTTTTCTCCCTCCTTGATACAAAGAGCAGATGCTAGTCGGTGGTTTGCAGCTTCAATGTCTGCAAATTTTCTGTTGATTGAAACAGATTAAAGAAAGGATGACATGCTAAGGAAAAATGCTTTATGACAGAGCTTCCCAACCTTTTTCACTTGACTATTATCTAATGAATACTTTGCAGCCTCTTTTGTGAAAAAATGCTCTATTCACTTACCCTCCATCATGTGTGTGGCAAGCTCTGTCTGAACAAAACATACTACTGACTGTAAAAACATtacacacatacgcacattGAATAGATTATATGTGAAACTAAAGTTTCAAATGTAGGACTTCGGCAACTTCATAGCACGACAaactttatgctaagctaactggctgCTAGCCTGAAACATCAGGCTGCACCTTTGTCCCCAACAGGGATCAGACTTCTTATGTTTACTTCTAAAAGAGAGCGAGATAGCACATCTTTAAAATAAACCAGCTGAAGCGTTCACCTAAGCCCTTATAATTTCAATTCCTCGTCCTctgattgtttgttttgtatgaTTTTAGAGGCCTAAAAAGCTATCAGTCTTACACACATAAACAAAACCTGAAACTTTAATTACACAGGCTCATGTGATAgcattgttttatctttttttttctttttatccatCTTATTACTTGGAACTTCTTAGATTTTCCTTAGCATTAGACAACAGTTTGGGAGATTTTGACAGTTTGGGAACCAGGGCAAGAAATCAGCCATATGGCATTTTCTTGTGTTGTGTTTTGCTGTTGGCCCAACACACCTCTGGATCATGTTGTGCAGGAAGCGGCGGTGGTTGACCTGCCGTTTGGACGGACGGTTCTTGCGAGGTTTCTGCAGGGTCCTCATCATGTGACCTGCTGCCGAAGTCACAAAGGTGTAGAGGTCACGACCCCATGGCATGCCTCGCTCCAGCCCAGGCTCGAGACTCACAGAAATGGAAGGTCGCATGGCTGTGAAATGGAAGAAGACACGTGTACTCACACACGTTCTGAAAAATGCGGCAGGGAGCTAATTTAAAGCTAATTTCCCAGTGTTTCCTAACAAACCTAACCAGTAAAGCTCATTCAGAAACTATCTGAGCTAAATATAGATGAAAATAGAGTAAAAGTAAGATTCCCTTCCTTTGCCTCACAGTGTTTGGAGACGCAATGCTGTTGGAGTGCCTCTCTGAAAATCTGCCAGCGGACAAGATTAACGTAAACCAAATCATGTTTCTAAAAGTTTCCTCTACATAACATGATATGTTGTTCATTTAAACCCCATTTTGCTTGCTTCAGTATCTTCTAGTTTGTACAAAGCAGCCAAGACTCTATCACATGAGTGTCTGTGTCTACAACTAACCCGAACACATTTTCAAGCAGTTTGGTTCAATTTCAAGTTTATTTCAAGTGTATTTATGTTATGAAATATTGTACAAGTCAGGTTTTCATACTTGTTTTTGATAGATTTactcatttttgtcctcttgtgAACTTAAATTGtacatttatgtatttttaggGGACATTTTGTGTTTGTGAGATGAAACGTAGAAATTTCCTGCTGTTAAAACAATTGATTTCAACAACATTGACAACAAAGAATTTTTGCACATGCTGTAAGTGCAAGTTGTACAGCTTTTTGCATTCTCCTTATCAAAATTTTAAACTTATTTCCAAAATGCTGATAACATGTACTAATATTTCTATTTTACTTTTGGGATGAAATGTTTGTATTTTAAAATCTTGTGTAGAATATAAGGATAAAGTAAGACGAGGATTCTAAAATACCTCTAAATTGCACTTGGAAACAGTGCTCAAGATCATTTGTCATATGAAATTAAAATGTGGGAGATGAACAATCAGTTTAAAGAAAACAGAATAGAAATAGGAATGTGAATGGACATTAACtgggagaaaataaaaattcaatGCGTATATATTACCTAATGGGATCTGTTTCAAAGTATTTAGAAATGTTCATCTATAAACCTATTTATAAAGGTTAAAACTCGTAAATATATTAAAGAAAAGTTTGTATTAGATGCCGAGCTTGCTGTCAGAGGAGCAACACATGAAATACTGTGAACTACTTATAATTACTGTTACATCTAATGACCGTTAACATGGAAACACAGTTTAACTACACAGATTTTATTCTTAAACACATAAAAATTATTATAAAAAGCGTCTTACCTTTTTGCCTTCAGGCTGCGGCGTGTCTTCGTTATCTCTCCACAAGCTGCACCGTAGACTGAGGAGGCTTGCTGCTTCACCGAGAGGTGTGGCGAGTAAACTGTTGATGTGTGTGCGCACTTATTGTGGTCCTGTGCGCTCAGGTTGAGTGAAGAGACACCAGTGCTCATTGCTAATGCACgaagtctctttttttccctccagcAGTATGAATGGAATCCTGATCGACAAATTGACGGAGGAAGTGAGACACGATGAGAGGCCCTGAAAAGAAAGCAGCAATTATCTGAGGAGTCAACCGCTTGTGGAAGTGTGGGCACACGTCTCCATTGTGGGCCACGCTTAAAGCAGCTTGTTAAATATTGGGAGACACAAACGCACCAGTTGAGGCAGCTAACGAGCCCCTAATTGGTAAGCTTAAACTGTGGCCCCAATTATCACATTCTCAGAGGGAAGAGCTAAGATGGTTGCTAGTGGCTTTAATTGACCTTTACATTTCAATAGCAGACCTTCCGAGTGCTGAATTTTACATATCTATGGCAGCAGCTGGGTGAATtggctgtctttttttttacacagataAGAAACACTGAGGGGAGAACAACTAAATACAATcatacatgtttttattttttttaattttcttttcacattttaaatctgacaactttctgaataaaacttTCAGATCAGATTGATTATTTTGGGCTGCACAGTGTTGTGGTGGtgagcaccgtcgcctcacagcaagaggattccaggttcaattcccagctggggccttactgtgtggagtttgcatgttttccctgtgtgtgggttctctctaggtactctggcttcctcccaccgtctaaaaacatgcatgtcaggctAATTGTtgctctaaattgtccctaggagggagtgtgagcgtgcatggttgtggccctgtgatggactggcgacccgtccagggtgcaccgtgcctcttgcccaatgacagctgggataggctccagctcccctgtGACCCTAAAATTTATTAAccgggtgtagaaaatggatagtTGGATGAATTATTTTCCTCATCACTGTGCGTGTTTGTTTTACTGTAAAGCCTGAAAGCAACAGGTCACAGTGGCACAAACACAACAcgatttaaaatgtaaaaaaaaaaacgagttatTGGGCACCTTTTAATTtagaaaggcaaggcaaggcaattttatttatagagcataattcatacacagggcaattcaaagtgcttcacagctacaaaaaatcacaagaaggcaataaagaGTCCTTTTTCTATCATTTCTGTAATACATCAAGTGTTTTCTTCAGCAGCATATTGCTCCAGGGTGATCAGTGTCCCTGTCTCAGTTCAACGACTTAACTTGTCTCTTTTCTTTACTCTCATGAACTGAAGATTTAGTAAATCTTATGACACTTTGCTCCGAAGAACAAACCACTGCTGCAGGAGTGACGTCTATTTATAGTGACACCACATGTGCTCCTGACCAGAGGGCTGCACAGCTCGCTGGTGTGGTCTCAAGCCTCAACACTTCACCGAATggtgagtttgtctgcagtTTGCCACAGGCGTTTAAGAAAGTAATAAGACGTTTCAACAATGTGTTTAATCAAATCAGTCTGCTTGTACATAAATTCATTTGAATGGCTTTTCGATCAGTTTGTTACGGCCTCTCTTGTGAGCTGCAGATTATTGCTCAGTCTGTCACTTCTAAATCCTTCTTCACAGGTGGTGCTCTCCCAGATTCCTCTCAGAGGGCTGATAAAGGGTTTTTTTATCACGCATTCCCTGCAACACTAGCAGAACTTTGACCCACGAGAAGACCTCTGTCACTTGTAGCTTTGCCCCCGCCCCTCCTCCGTGTCCAGCAGAACCAATCAGAAAAAAGACTGTGTTCctttggttttaaaaaaatcGAAGAAAAGGGTGAGaagagacacactgagaggTAGGTTTGATCGTTATTTGGATAAATTACATAACTTAGAGAGGCCTAAGACAAAGCAGTTAATATTTATAGAATTTAGTTAGAAATTCCATAAGTCACTGGTTTGTGTTGTCATTTATAACACTATTTTTTAACTGAGTTTCTTTGGCATCATTGTATTTTCAACATCTAATCAAAAAGCTCCCCTCACAGCAACATTTCCCTTCTCTGATCAGATTTTACACCATGAACCGGGCTTGGGCTGTGTTCAAGGCACACCCGTACATCGGTAACGTCCTCGGATACACAGCCCTGTTTGCCTCAGCTGACCTCATACAGCAGAAAGTGCTGGGTGGGAAACGTGCAGCGGggtctgcatcagaggctccgGCCGGCATCGACTGGCGTCAGACGGCTCGGGTGGCCACCGTCGGTTTCTGTTTCCATGCCAACTTCAACTATCACTGGCTCAGAGGGCTGGAGAGGATGCTGCCAGGAGGTGGAGTGAGGGCGGTGACAGGGAAAGTTGTGGTTGATCAGCTGATTGCGGCTCCTCTCACTATCAGCGCTTTTTATATTGGTAAGTGTGTCCCAAAGAGTCATTAACTCCTTTGTTGAGATTCTTTTTTTACGGCACGGCTCTGTTTGGGCTTCATATTCTAAATGGGAGATGATGGCTGTTGTGCTTCTTCCACGTGTGGACTCAAAGTTGGATAAAAACATTCTGGTACCACTTTTACTTTGTGGGTCTGTAACATCCTAACACTGATCTGGCAACATCTTTTAAATCTGAGACTGATTAGGGTTCAGATCACACAGATTTGTGATGTGGCAGCGCTTTTATTCTTGATTCATTTAAACAATTCCTTAATTAGGTTTacctcttctttctttctttctttctttctttctttctttctttctttcctttctttcttcagaGCCACTGGTCAGTAGGTGCCCCTAACTGCAACAATGCACAGCTACAGCTTGGATTTTGGAAATATTCTATCTCCACATATGCCAACCAAACTGTTTTCCATTTGTTTAATTTCACTCTCGAAActccaaaaataagaaaatgctTAAACAACCACTTTAAACAAAATGTCACACTTGTACATATAATATGTCAAACTCCCCTTTATGTCATTATCCTTAATAAGATAAAGAGGAGTCTTAAATTATGGTTAAAACGGTTAGGAGTATTATGTCTGTCTCTTTTATTCACTGAACATTGGGCAGTAGGTTTCCTGATCCCACCAGAGCAATGAACTGCAATTAATGGACATTTGCAGACAAGTAAAGTGAAGCTTTGCCACGTTTTTACTCTGTTGATACTCTGAACATACCAACTCTGGGATGTAGGTTAAGATTTGGAGGGTTTGATGGAGGTTTAAATGACCAGCCTTAAAGAGGTTAAACCTGTAAGCAAGTTGATACCCTTCTTTGTCCTTTAGGTTT
This window harbors:
- the LOC142380781 gene encoding mpv17-like protein, coding for MNRAWAVFKAHPYIGNVLGYTALFASADLIQQKVLGGKRAAGSASEAPAGIDWRQTARVATVGFCFHANFNYHWLRGLERMLPGGGVRAVTGKVVVDQLIAAPLTISAFYIGLSLLENKDDPLEDWRQKFWTSYKTGVVYWSTMQAVNFAFVPPVARTVFLGGIALTFTVFLCHLRQQRDSKPQ